Proteins encoded in a region of the Stieleria neptunia genome:
- a CDS encoding peroxiredoxin: protein MSVLVTQQAPDFKAQAVLPDGQFKEISLSDYKGKYVLLFFWPLDFTFVCPTEIIAFSDRESEFAELGVQILGVSVDSHFSHLAWTNTPRNAGGIGKTAYPLVADMNKQISRDYDVLLDGGVALRGLFLIDKEGVVRHQVVNDLPLGRSVDEALRMVKALQFFEENGEVCPANWQEGARTIKPNVDDSKEFFGAEYAS from the coding sequence ATGAGCGTATTGGTTACCCAACAGGCCCCTGACTTCAAAGCACAAGCCGTTCTGCCCGACGGCCAGTTCAAAGAAATTTCCTTGAGCGATTACAAGGGCAAGTACGTCCTGCTGTTCTTCTGGCCGCTGGATTTCACCTTCGTCTGCCCGACCGAGATCATCGCGTTTTCCGATCGTGAGTCGGAATTCGCCGAGCTGGGCGTGCAGATTCTGGGTGTTTCGGTCGACAGCCACTTCAGCCACTTGGCCTGGACCAACACGCCGCGCAACGCCGGCGGCATCGGCAAGACCGCCTATCCCTTGGTGGCGGACATGAACAAACAAATTTCGCGTGACTACGACGTCTTGCTCGACGGCGGCGTCGCCTTGCGCGGTTTGTTCCTGATCGACAAGGAAGGCGTCGTGCGCCATCAAGTGGTCAATGACCTGCCGTTGGGCCGAAGCGTCGACGAAGCCCTGCGAATGGTCAAGGCACTTCAATTCTTTGAAGAAAATGGCGAAGTGTGCCCGGCCAACTGGCAAGAAGGTGCCCGCACGATCAAGCCGAACGTCGACGACAGCAAAGAATTCTTCGGCGCCGAATACGCGAGCTGA
- a CDS encoding EF-hand domain-containing protein, with protein sequence MKIRTKTALRLTLCGVAGLAVAISASHSMAQESEEGRRRGRPEAREGGQPGERGGPRGRRGGQGDQTGPRGGFGGPGGPGGSGAQMLMRLPVMAALDADKDGVLSATEIANASVALKTLDKNNDGKLDSAEMAPSRGGPGGRGFGDRGPDGPGGRGPREGDAGRGPGPGDGAGGPGGRGAGFGDPKAMLDRLMTQDKDGDGLLAADELPERMAAMLDRADTNEDGKLSREEIEKAMQARMGNMRRGGGGRPGGDRGGDAPGGERPRRPPAE encoded by the coding sequence ATGAAGATTCGAACCAAGACCGCCTTGCGGCTGACCCTTTGTGGTGTCGCGGGGCTCGCCGTCGCGATTTCCGCTTCCCATTCCATGGCACAGGAGTCCGAGGAGGGCCGGCGACGCGGCCGTCCCGAGGCTCGCGAGGGGGGACAGCCCGGCGAGCGAGGGGGTCCCCGCGGCCGACGCGGTGGACAGGGCGACCAGACTGGCCCACGTGGCGGATTCGGTGGCCCCGGAGGACCGGGCGGCTCTGGAGCGCAGATGCTGATGCGGCTGCCGGTGATGGCCGCATTGGATGCCGACAAAGACGGCGTCCTTTCCGCAACTGAGATTGCCAACGCCAGTGTGGCGCTGAAAACGCTGGACAAAAACAACGACGGCAAGCTGGATTCGGCAGAAATGGCGCCCTCGCGCGGCGGACCGGGCGGACGTGGCTTTGGTGACCGCGGACCGGACGGTCCCGGCGGGCGCGGGCCCCGTGAGGGTGACGCCGGACGTGGTCCCGGCCCCGGCGATGGGGCGGGAGGTCCCGGTGGTCGCGGAGCCGGGTTCGGCGATCCCAAAGCCATGCTGGATCGGTTGATGACCCAGGACAAGGACGGCGACGGCTTGCTGGCTGCCGACGAATTGCCCGAACGGATGGCCGCGATGCTGGACCGCGCGGACACCAACGAAGACGGCAAACTGTCGCGTGAGGAGATCGAAAAGGCGATGCAGGCGCGGATGGGCAACATGCGTCGCGGCGGCGGTGGGCGACCCGGCGGGGATCGCGGTGGCGACGCGCCTGGCGGAGAACGGCCGCGGCGTCCGCCGGCAGAGTGA
- a CDS encoding CPXCG motif-containing cysteine-rich protein, producing the protein MSEPDRDPPPELFDNDGSYICDSCGEEIVIPLDPVAGHSQTFVEDCPVCCNPSVIHVDWEGAEARVWAESEQDRF; encoded by the coding sequence ATGAGTGAACCAGACCGTGATCCGCCGCCAGAATTGTTCGACAATGACGGCAGCTACATTTGTGACAGTTGCGGCGAAGAGATCGTGATCCCGTTGGACCCGGTCGCCGGACACTCCCAAACCTTTGTCGAAGATTGCCCGGTTTGCTGCAATCCGAGCGTGATCCATGTCGATTGGGAGGGCGCCGAAGCACGCGTCTGGGCGGAATCGGAACAAGATCGATTCTGA
- a CDS encoding ATP-grasp fold amidoligase family protein, with translation MALVRCWREYDLHKLSVSIGRVLLWPFPDSVYLRLGYRAYFGTWPDYRHPRSFNEHIHEYMLRCRDPMLRIPADKIESRHYIAQRVGADVLVPLLGVWNRPEDVPLSALPRPLVLKPTAASGQVLIVRAEDELDEDEVRDRMRCWLRRCYSHVNREWCYRGVPRRLMAETLLSDDGGGPPPDYKAYVIGGKVRFLQVDRGRFDQHTRNVYDPQWNPLPARWTLQKHEPDLCPACLPRMIELAETLAEPFEFLRVDFYVIGRQLYIGELTNYPGAGFERFIPSEYAWEIGKFWRGRPRSGDH, from the coding sequence ATGGCGCTGGTGCGCTGTTGGCGGGAATACGACTTACACAAGCTGTCGGTCAGCATCGGCCGCGTCCTGCTGTGGCCGTTCCCCGACAGCGTCTACCTGCGTCTGGGCTATCGCGCCTACTTCGGCACCTGGCCCGATTATCGGCACCCCCGCAGCTTCAACGAGCACATCCACGAATACATGCTGCGCTGTCGCGATCCGATGCTGCGCATTCCGGCCGACAAGATTGAGTCGCGCCATTACATTGCCCAACGCGTCGGTGCCGATGTGCTGGTGCCGTTGCTGGGCGTGTGGAACCGGCCCGAAGACGTGCCGCTGTCGGCCCTGCCGCGTCCGCTGGTGCTCAAGCCCACCGCTGCCAGTGGCCAGGTGCTGATCGTACGGGCCGAGGACGAGCTTGACGAGGACGAGGTGCGGGACCGGATGCGCTGCTGGCTGAGACGCTGCTACAGCCACGTCAATCGCGAATGGTGCTATCGTGGTGTGCCACGTCGGTTGATGGCAGAGACGTTATTGAGCGATGACGGCGGCGGACCGCCGCCCGACTACAAGGCCTATGTCATCGGCGGCAAGGTGCGTTTCCTGCAGGTGGATCGCGGCCGCTTCGATCAGCACACTCGCAACGTGTACGACCCACAATGGAACCCGCTGCCGGCGCGTTGGACGCTGCAGAAGCACGAACCAGATCTGTGTCCTGCGTGTTTGCCACGCATGATCGAGCTGGCCGAGACCCTGGCCGAGCCGTTCGAGTTCCTGCGCGTCGACTTCTACGTGATCGGCCGGCAGCTATACATCGGCGAGCTGACGAACTATCCGGGCGCCGGATTCGAACGTTTCATCCCGAGCGAGTACGCTTGGGAGATCGGCAAGTTCTGGAGGGGGCGGCCACGGAGTGGAGATCACTGA